In a genomic window of Pseudodesulfovibrio senegalensis:
- a CDS encoding FecR family protein, translating to MRTQIQRALALALLMLLAAATVATAASVGTVDDTEGPATITRKGTSVTAETGTPVMENDVLATGPKGRLSVMFEDKTRLVLGESSKMTIDQYVYSGKKSGLLFDLSQGMFRTVTGKIVEANPEGFNMRTPLATVGIRGSDVFAHVESERNRVGALSLGQGHVLQLRTGEASQDIGEGGLYSRIGPDGSIGAPKPIPPLLMQMIPSLSKGKRHLKPELPNTPKVVVPKGNSNPRQPVHRPVYQ from the coding sequence ATGCGAACACAGATCCAGCGAGCTCTGGCGCTCGCCCTGCTGATGCTGCTTGCGGCGGCCACGGTTGCCACGGCCGCAAGCGTTGGAACGGTCGATGACACCGAAGGACCGGCCACCATTACCCGAAAAGGCACAAGCGTAACGGCCGAAACCGGAACCCCGGTCATGGAAAACGACGTGCTGGCGACGGGCCCCAAGGGTCGGCTTTCGGTCATGTTCGAAGACAAGACCCGCCTCGTGCTGGGTGAATCCTCGAAAATGACCATTGACCAGTATGTCTATTCCGGCAAGAAATCCGGTCTGCTCTTTGATCTTTCGCAGGGCATGTTCCGAACCGTCACCGGCAAGATCGTGGAAGCCAACCCCGAAGGCTTCAACATGCGCACCCCGCTGGCCACGGTGGGCATCCGGGGCTCCGACGTGTTCGCCCACGTGGAAAGCGAACGCAACCGTGTGGGCGCGCTTTCGCTCGGTCAGGGCCATGTGCTGCAACTGCGTACCGGAGAAGCGTCTCAGGACATCGGCGAAGGCGGCCTGTATTCCCGCATCGGCCCGGACGGCTCCATCGGTGCCCCCAAACCCATACCCCCGCTGCTCATGCAGATGATCCCCTCACTGAGCAAAGGGAAACGACATCTGAAACCAGAGCTGCCCAACACCCCGAAGGTTGTTGTACCAAAAGGAAATTCAAATCCGAGACAGCCGGTGCACCGTCCCGTGTATCAATAG
- a CDS encoding GspE/PulE family protein, with amino-acid sequence MSKTLATQLRARLNLTDEELEQLQTEARENRENLEQAATRTGLLDEPGLLELLSDLYAVPRLEVVPEGSVDPELIGAFSIGRLKELPAIPLRHDDGVLLGVCNSDGLERTGDFRFALNMDRIRPVLLPRQAILGVINNVFGSAREDSEVSDILGQTNDEDLLDAEHENIEDLLDDSSDAPFIRLVNTVLTQAVRAGASDVHIEPYKDTLRIRFRLDGVLYDKHTIDRRHHSALISRLKIMSKMNIAEKRLPQDGRIALSLGNRQVDLRVSCLPTAHGERVVLRLLEKSNRILSLGDLGLMDDDLMHMKRLSSISHGMILLTGPTGSGKTTTLYALLNRINSPDKNILTIEDPVEYQLDGVGQIQVNAKIGLTFSKGLRSIVRQDPDVVLIGEIRDKETAEIAIQAALTGHLVFSTLHTNDAPSAVTRLKDMGVEPFLLASVLRAAAAQRLVRVLCPECREAYRPDPHKLAANFGEYAHLFEGKTIYRATGCPACMETGYKGRKALYELMQMSDALKSMVLTETDSSQLAKEAVHEGMRTLKHDGCMKILQGVTTISEVLRVTNI; translated from the coding sequence ATGAGCAAGACACTGGCCACACAACTCCGGGCACGCCTGAACCTGACGGACGAAGAACTGGAGCAGTTGCAGACCGAAGCACGGGAAAACCGTGAGAATCTCGAACAGGCCGCGACCCGCACCGGGCTTCTGGACGAACCCGGATTGCTGGAGCTGCTCTCGGACCTGTACGCCGTTCCCCGGCTGGAGGTTGTGCCCGAAGGAAGCGTGGACCCGGAACTGATCGGGGCGTTTTCCATCGGCAGGCTCAAGGAACTGCCCGCCATCCCCCTGCGCCATGACGACGGGGTCCTGCTGGGCGTGTGCAATTCCGACGGGCTGGAGCGCACCGGGGATTTCCGTTTCGCCCTGAACATGGACCGCATCCGTCCCGTGCTCCTGCCCCGCCAAGCCATATTGGGCGTGATCAACAACGTTTTCGGCTCGGCGCGCGAGGACTCGGAAGTGAGCGACATCCTCGGCCAGACCAACGACGAAGACCTGTTGGACGCGGAGCATGAGAACATCGAAGACCTGCTGGACGATTCCAGCGACGCGCCCTTCATCCGGCTGGTAAACACGGTGCTGACGCAGGCCGTACGCGCCGGCGCCAGCGACGTGCACATCGAGCCGTACAAGGATACCCTGCGCATTCGTTTCCGGCTGGACGGCGTGCTTTACGACAAGCACACCATCGACCGCAGGCACCATTCCGCCCTCATTTCCCGGCTCAAGATCATGTCCAAAATGAACATCGCAGAAAAACGGCTGCCACAGGACGGACGCATCGCGCTCAGCCTCGGCAACCGGCAGGTGGACCTGCGCGTTTCCTGCCTGCCCACGGCACACGGCGAACGCGTGGTCCTGCGTCTGCTGGAAAAAAGCAACCGCATCCTCAGTCTTGGCGATCTCGGCCTCATGGACGACGATCTCATGCACATGAAGCGGCTTTCCTCCATTTCCCACGGCATGATCCTGCTCACCGGTCCCACGGGCAGCGGCAAGACCACCACGCTCTATGCCCTGCTCAACCGCATCAACTCGCCGGACAAGAACATCCTGACCATCGAGGACCCGGTGGAATACCAGCTGGACGGGGTAGGCCAGATACAGGTCAACGCCAAGATCGGGCTGACATTTTCCAAGGGGCTGCGCTCCATAGTGCGCCAGGATCCGGACGTGGTGCTCATCGGTGAAATACGCGACAAGGAAACCGCGGAAATCGCCATACAGGCCGCGCTCACCGGGCATCTGGTCTTTTCCACCCTGCACACCAACGACGCGCCCAGCGCCGTGACCCGGCTCAAGGACATGGGCGTGGAGCCGTTCCTGCTGGCCTCGGTACTGCGGGCCGCGGCCGCGCAACGCCTCGTGCGCGTGCTCTGTCCCGAATGCCGGGAGGCCTACCGCCCGGACCCGCACAAACTGGCCGCCAATTTCGGGGAATACGCGCACCTGTTCGAGGGCAAGACCATCTACCGGGCCACGGGCTGCCCCGCGTGCATGGAAACCGGCTACAAGGGACGAAAGGCCCTCTACGAACTCATGCAGATGAGCGATGCACTCAAGTCCATGGTGCTGACCGAGACCGACTCGTCACAACTGGCAAAGGAAGCCGTGCATGAAGGCATGCGCACCCTCAAGCACGACGGGTGCATGAAAATCCTGCAGGGCGTGACCACCATTTCCGAAGTGCTGCGCGTCACCAACATCTAG
- the gspD gene encoding type II secretion system secretin GspD produces MKTKQIIATVMTMALLAALCLPAHGQAQNAADKQGTISLDFKSVDIHILIKFISELTDRNFIVDNKVRGAVTVYSPKRLTVKEAYRVFESILEVNGLCVVPDGQAYRIEPIPQAVTQGAPTAVGLDRIRGEGLVTQIIPLENSSATELAKLLTPLIGKNGNINVYKPSNTLIITASHSSVRRALSILSVVDKGQAPPVLRSYPLQYGDAKGVATSINRIVATKTKEMLKNNQQAFAMVEADPRTNTVIALTDPTNAETVASLVEVMDVPTPKGKDDIHLINLSNAKAEDVAKVLQELVSTTPAKEGEKRIFSKDIKVVADNATNSLVITARPDEFRTLKQTISQLDVLRKQVFIEALIMEVSTDTNFSFGVNWAVGGSGGDTSVFGSSNTGGGSLNLPDDDEVQVLGFPAGGSIGAVLSNAIKIGDNSYSLQGLISASKSSDGFKILSTPQLMTLDNETASVNVVDNIPFVTQTSTNTNNTDYNEQDIDYKDVGVKLEITPHISDERTLRLEIKQEVSRVVDSQVKVGNSQLLAPTTKKREVETSILMRDGQTVVIAGLLGDDETQNNSKVPGLGDIPLLGWLFKYKKTENQTTNLYIFLTPHVIDTFDKAETMAKAKRSDIMRVKLGGGKDQPLLRPGPELKPVLVR; encoded by the coding sequence ATGAAAACGAAACAGATCATAGCAACAGTGATGACCATGGCCCTGCTGGCCGCGCTCTGCCTGCCAGCCCACGGGCAGGCGCAAAACGCCGCGGACAAACAGGGAACCATCAGTCTGGACTTCAAATCCGTGGACATCCACATCCTGATCAAATTCATCAGCGAACTCACGGACCGCAACTTCATCGTGGACAACAAGGTCCGCGGCGCGGTCACGGTCTATTCGCCCAAGCGCCTGACCGTGAAAGAGGCCTACCGGGTGTTCGAATCCATTCTGGAAGTCAACGGCCTGTGCGTGGTGCCGGACGGCCAGGCCTACAGGATCGAACCCATTCCACAGGCCGTGACCCAGGGTGCGCCCACGGCCGTGGGCCTGGACAGAATCCGGGGTGAAGGGCTGGTGACCCAGATCATCCCACTGGAAAACAGCAGCGCCACCGAGCTTGCCAAGCTGCTCACGCCGCTCATCGGCAAGAACGGCAACATCAACGTGTACAAGCCCAGCAACACGTTGATCATTACCGCGTCCCATTCCAGCGTGCGCCGCGCCCTGTCAATACTGAGCGTGGTGGACAAGGGCCAGGCTCCGCCCGTGCTGCGTTCCTATCCGCTCCAGTACGGCGACGCCAAGGGCGTGGCCACGAGCATCAACCGTATCGTGGCCACCAAGACCAAGGAAATGCTCAAGAACAACCAGCAGGCGTTCGCCATGGTGGAGGCCGATCCCCGCACCAACACGGTCATAGCCCTCACCGACCCGACCAACGCGGAAACCGTGGCCAGCCTTGTGGAGGTCATGGACGTGCCCACGCCCAAGGGCAAGGATGACATCCACCTGATCAACCTTTCCAATGCCAAGGCCGAGGATGTGGCCAAGGTGCTGCAGGAACTGGTTTCTACCACGCCGGCCAAGGAAGGGGAAAAGCGCATATTTTCCAAAGACATCAAGGTGGTGGCCGACAACGCCACCAACAGTCTGGTCATCACGGCCCGGCCCGACGAATTCCGCACGCTCAAGCAGACCATCTCCCAGCTGGACGTGCTGCGCAAGCAGGTCTTCATCGAGGCGCTGATCATGGAAGTCTCCACGGACACGAACTTTTCGTTCGGCGTGAACTGGGCCGTGGGCGGTTCGGGCGGCGACACCTCGGTCTTCGGCTCGTCCAATACCGGCGGCGGTTCACTGAATCTGCCGGATGACGACGAGGTGCAGGTGCTTGGTTTCCCGGCGGGCGGCAGCATCGGCGCAGTGCTCAGCAATGCCATCAAAATCGGGGACAACAGCTACAGCCTGCAAGGCCTGATCTCGGCCTCGAAATCCAGCGACGGATTCAAGATTCTTTCCACGCCGCAGCTCATGACTCTGGACAACGAGACCGCCAGCGTAAACGTGGTGGACAACATCCCCTTCGTGACCCAGACCTCCACCAATACGAACAACACGGACTACAACGAGCAGGACATCGACTACAAGGACGTGGGCGTCAAACTGGAAATCACCCCGCACATCAGCGACGAACGCACCCTGCGCCTCGAAATCAAGCAGGAGGTCAGCCGGGTGGTGGACTCCCAGGTAAAGGTCGGCAACAGCCAGCTGCTGGCCCCCACCACCAAAAAACGGGAGGTGGAAACCTCCATCCTCATGCGCGACGGACAGACCGTGGTCATTGCCGGACTGCTGGGCGACGACGAAACCCAGAACAACAGCAAGGTGCCGGGATTGGGCGACATCCCCCTGCTCGGCTGGCTCTTCAAGTACAAAAAAACCGAAAACCAGACCACGAACCTGTATATTTTCCTGACGCCCCACGTCATCGACACCTTTGACAAGGCCGAAACCATGGCCAAGGCCAAACGCTCGGACATCATGCGCGTCAAACTGGGTGGCGGAAAGGACCAGCCCCTGCTGCGGCCCGGCCCAGAACTCAAGCCCGTGCTGGTGCGCTAG
- a CDS encoding type II secretion system protein N: MIRKSTITKAWEFGALAVMAYAFSLAAARMVPPAQQAGRNAGPALPMRAAQQSGKTPRDFGNILSRNIFGLATPQRSAQQDLSALPVSSLNIRLLGTIYAGDPKLRRAIIMLQNKKQVVKSVGERVENSTIKDIRRRGVVLEQAGTPQLLLMERNDAAIAEQSGHTGRHTMFSAGAMARGLRLTRTPEHDGVLVQRLDKTNPLAQLGLRAGDILTGIGETALTEPPTVQRLAALLNRKNVRIFLVRDNKPHIVHASLQR, encoded by the coding sequence ATGATCCGAAAATCGACTATCACCAAAGCATGGGAATTCGGCGCTCTGGCCGTCATGGCCTACGCATTCTCTCTTGCCGCCGCACGAATGGTGCCCCCTGCGCAACAGGCAGGCCGCAACGCAGGCCCGGCCCTTCCCATGCGTGCGGCACAGCAATCCGGAAAAACGCCCCGCGATTTCGGCAACATCCTCTCGCGCAACATCTTCGGACTGGCAACGCCGCAGCGTTCGGCACAACAGGACCTGAGCGCCCTGCCCGTCAGTTCCCTGAACATACGGCTGCTCGGAACCATCTATGCGGGCGACCCGAAACTCAGACGCGCCATCATCATGCTCCAGAACAAGAAGCAGGTGGTCAAAAGCGTGGGCGAACGCGTTGAAAACAGCACGATCAAAGACATCAGGCGCCGCGGCGTGGTGCTGGAACAGGCGGGCACGCCCCAACTGCTGCTCATGGAACGAAACGACGCGGCCATTGCCGAGCAGAGCGGACACACAGGCCGCCACACCATGTTTTCTGCCGGTGCCATGGCCCGGGGACTGCGCCTGACACGGACTCCGGAACACGACGGCGTGCTGGTGCAACGGCTGGACAAAACCAATCCCCTGGCCCAACTGGGCCTGCGCGCCGGAGACATTTTGACAGGCATCGGCGAAACCGCGCTGACAGAACCGCCCACCGTGCAGCGGCTGGCCGCGCTCCTGAACCGCAAGAACGTGCGCATATTCCTGGTGCGCGACAACAAGCCGCACATCGTGCACGCATCCCTGCAGCGATAA
- a CDS encoding type IV pilus modification PilV family protein: MRLRIPLWNLVFSPRMCFFRVMGFMQEETGASRCRRPQCGNGFTLVEVLAALTFLAVAGLAVMHANRSNMDTLTNAQRMDEAQVLARSVLFDLHREGVSDLMDRDGTFEEHPGFSWQARAFSMARPEGWYRLLVSVRWTDPTAAGDKVREVRVEEVLAK, from the coding sequence ATGAGACTGCGAATACCCTTGTGGAACCTTGTGTTTTCCCCGCGCATGTGCTTTTTCAGGGTCATGGGTTTCATGCAGGAAGAAACAGGCGCATCACGATGCCGAAGGCCGCAATGCGGCAACGGCTTCACGCTGGTGGAAGTGCTGGCCGCATTGACCTTTCTGGCCGTGGCCGGATTGGCGGTGATGCACGCCAACCGTTCCAACATGGATACCCTGACCAATGCGCAGCGCATGGACGAAGCGCAGGTGCTGGCCCGCAGCGTGCTTTTCGACCTGCACCGGGAAGGTGTTTCCGACCTCATGGACAGGGACGGCACGTTTGAGGAGCATCCGGGCTTTTCGTGGCAGGCCCGCGCCTTTTCCATGGCCAGGCCCGAAGGCTGGTACCGGCTGTTGGTTTCCGTGCGCTGGACCGACCCGACCGCCGCAGGAGACAAGGTTCGGGAGGTGCGCGTGGAAGAGGTGTTGGCCAAATGA
- a CDS encoding type II secretion system F family protein yields the protein MAAFRYRAATADGSTQKGVLEAPSRERAVADLRARGLIPLDLKPLSQKKSGGSGRTRGFSFGSRVPRGLIGSTVRQLATLLQAGLPLDQALNLVLGGTRHAELRRILSDIRENIRQGGDLAGAFGAHPSVFGATFVTMVRAGESSGTLEIVMERLAEHMEQQARLRRKVRGAMAYPLLMLLVGLGVVVFMLAFVIPKVTDIFSDMQRTLPLPTRILLGVSDFMRDHWLLLVLAIVGIGLGGYAIARTAAGRKLLHRNVFRVPLLGVVARLLAVGRFSRTLGMLLKNGVPLDRALDIVKRITANVELGRIIGEVAKGVQQGHSLAAHLSDSGFFDETFVQLVAAGEQSGSLERMLLVVSDECDNRVEARLQVLTSLMEPVMILVMGALVGFIVMAIILPIFEMSSMVG from the coding sequence ATGGCCGCGTTTCGATACAGGGCCGCGACAGCGGACGGCAGTACGCAGAAGGGCGTTCTGGAAGCCCCTTCGCGGGAACGGGCCGTTGCCGACCTCAGGGCGCGGGGGCTTATCCCTCTGGACCTGAAGCCATTGTCGCAAAAAAAGAGCGGCGGGTCAGGCAGAACGAGAGGCTTTTCCTTTGGATCGCGTGTTCCCCGGGGGCTGATCGGCTCCACGGTGCGCCAGTTGGCCACCCTGCTGCAAGCCGGTCTGCCTTTGGATCAGGCCCTGAATCTGGTGCTGGGCGGGACCCGGCACGCCGAGCTCAGGCGCATCCTTTCCGATATACGAGAGAACATCCGGCAGGGCGGGGATCTTGCCGGAGCCTTTGGTGCGCATCCCTCCGTGTTCGGAGCCACGTTCGTGACCATGGTCCGGGCCGGGGAATCCTCGGGCACGCTGGAGATCGTCATGGAACGGCTGGCCGAGCACATGGAGCAGCAGGCCCGGCTCAGGCGCAAGGTGCGCGGGGCAATGGCCTACCCGTTGCTCATGCTGCTGGTGGGGCTGGGCGTGGTGGTCTTCATGCTGGCGTTTGTCATCCCCAAGGTTACGGATATCTTTTCCGACATGCAGCGCACATTGCCGCTGCCCACGCGCATTTTGCTGGGGGTGAGCGACTTCATGCGCGATCACTGGCTGCTGCTGGTGCTGGCGATTGTCGGGATCGGGCTGGGGGGGTACGCCATTGCCCGCACGGCTGCCGGACGGAAGCTCTTGCACCGCAATGTTTTTCGGGTTCCCTTGCTGGGAGTCGTGGCCCGGCTGCTGGCCGTGGGCAGGTTCTCGCGTACACTGGGCATGCTGCTCAAGAACGGCGTGCCGCTGGACCGCGCGCTGGACATCGTCAAACGCATCACCGCCAACGTGGAGCTCGGCCGCATCATCGGCGAGGTGGCCAAGGGCGTGCAACAGGGCCATTCTCTGGCCGCACATCTGTCCGATTCGGGCTTTTTCGACGAGACCTTCGTGCAGCTCGTGGCGGCCGGGGAGCAGAGCGGCAGTCTGGAGCGCATGCTGCTGGTGGTGTCCGACGAGTGCGACAACCGCGTGGAAGCCCGGCTTCAGGTACTGACCTCGCTCATGGAACCGGTCATGATTCTGGTCATGGGAGCGCTGGTGGGATTCATCGTCATGGCCATCATCCTGCCCATCTTCGAGATGAGCAGCATGGTTGGCTGA
- a CDS encoding type II secretion system protein GspK, which produces MLRRKQRDRSGVAMILVLLIVPAVLLLVAGTTRLLMVRYAGSASQRTRAAGDALLESGLELSRAFLRGDMDGYPDPELHLEKFSEVLEQVSGQLESATITGSITAEQGRISLGVLAGYSDNATSADMASDTARIFKQLVQDLCDQHGIRADPADLLTAIAIWGGAKDTRRDRAWYASRDPSYAPSGGPLLSPDQLLLLRWPDASRKDLRLLYFGSDDVPGLRDFVTVWSEGPLDMRAAAGPVVAAVAESAGAGSDVSRDYVADILDLRAHGDDEDGVEEASWYRDAAEDAGLNMESFPARALGSASNAYRVDLAVQSGAGTIRALTVLRRTEKKYQELFRLRY; this is translated from the coding sequence ATGCTCCGCAGGAAGCAGCGCGACCGCAGCGGCGTGGCCATGATTCTGGTGCTGCTGATCGTCCCGGCCGTGCTGCTGCTGGTGGCCGGCACCACGCGGCTGCTCATGGTGCGCTATGCCGGGTCCGCCAGCCAGCGTACTCGAGCGGCCGGGGATGCCCTGCTGGAATCCGGGCTGGAGCTTTCCCGGGCATTCTTGCGGGGAGACATGGACGGATACCCCGACCCCGAGCTGCATCTGGAGAAATTTTCCGAGGTGCTGGAGCAGGTGTCCGGCCAATTGGAATCGGCCACCATTACGGGGTCCATCACTGCCGAGCAGGGCAGGATTTCACTGGGCGTGCTGGCCGGGTATTCGGACAACGCCACCAGTGCGGACATGGCCTCGGATACGGCCCGGATTTTTAAGCAACTGGTGCAGGATTTGTGCGACCAGCACGGAATCAGGGCCGATCCCGCGGACTTGCTGACCGCCATTGCCATCTGGGGCGGGGCCAAGGATACCCGACGCGACAGGGCATGGTATGCGTCCCGGGATCCTTCGTATGCCCCCTCCGGCGGACCGCTTCTTTCCCCGGACCAGTTGCTGCTGTTGCGCTGGCCCGATGCTTCTCGCAAAGATTTACGGCTTTTGTATTTCGGTTCGGACGATGTCCCCGGCCTGCGCGATTTCGTCACGGTCTGGAGCGAGGGCCCACTGGACATGCGCGCTGCGGCAGGGCCGGTCGTGGCGGCTGTGGCCGAGAGTGCCGGTGCCGGAAGCGACGTCTCCCGCGATTATGTCGCTGACATCCTTGACCTGCGCGCTCATGGCGATGACGAGGATGGCGTTGAAGAGGCATCGTGGTACCGGGATGCGGCCGAGGATGCGGGGCTGAACATGGAGTCCTTTCCTGCCAGGGCGTTGGGCAGCGCCAGCAATGCATACCGCGTTGATCTTGCGGTGCAGAGCGGTGCCGGGACAATCAGAGCCTTGACCGTGCTGCGTCGAACTGAGAAGAAGTATCAGGAATTGTTCAGGCTCAGGTATTGA
- a CDS encoding alpha/beta fold hydrolase, which yields MRFISNRYLHSICLFLFVVFLFAVCSGCTNRISLESMGGIAIDNGFLESRFHGRYFDLLEYVHNGKPTGDGHVLNVYLEGDGRAWLNRRTPASDPTPDNPVSFLLAMQDPHALVAYLARPCQFVSGAERRNCISPLWTSARFSEPVVEETSRALDDLLRRTGANRLRLIGFSGGGALAVLVAARRADVVSLVTVAGNLDHAAWTSMHKVSPLVDSLNPMDVAQQVQHIEQLHIAGADDAVVPPSIARRFVEAMPDPVAARVVVIDGMGHHDDWSVAVPLINP from the coding sequence ATGCGTTTTATATCAAATCGTTATCTCCACTCGATCTGCTTGTTTCTTTTCGTTGTCTTCCTTTTTGCTGTTTGTTCCGGGTGCACCAACCGTATTTCCCTTGAGTCCATGGGCGGCATTGCCATTGACAACGGTTTTCTAGAGTCCCGTTTCCACGGACGCTATTTCGACCTGCTTGAGTATGTGCACAACGGTAAGCCAACGGGCGATGGTCATGTCCTGAATGTCTATCTGGAAGGTGATGGCCGTGCCTGGCTGAACAGGCGAACCCCGGCTTCCGACCCCACCCCGGACAACCCTGTTTCCTTTTTGCTCGCCATGCAGGACCCGCATGCCCTGGTTGCGTATCTCGCGCGTCCCTGCCAGTTCGTCAGCGGTGCCGAACGGAGGAACTGCATCAGCCCGTTGTGGACCTCCGCCCGTTTTTCCGAGCCGGTTGTCGAGGAAACGAGCCGGGCGTTGGATGATCTTTTGCGGCGAACGGGTGCGAACCGTCTGCGGTTGATAGGTTTTTCCGGTGGCGGCGCCTTGGCCGTGCTTGTGGCCGCACGCAGGGCAGATGTGGTGTCGCTGGTCACGGTAGCCGGAAATCTCGACCACGCTGCGTGGACGTCCATGCACAAGGTTTCACCTCTTGTGGATTCCCTCAACCCCATGGATGTAGCCCAACAGGTGCAACATATCGAACAGCTGCATATTGCGGGCGCGGACGATGCGGTTGTGCCACCCTCCATAGCCCGCCGGTTTGTGGAGGCCATGCCGGATCCTGTGGCCGCCCGGGTTGTGGTTATCGACGGCATGGGGCATCATGACGACTGGTCCGTGGCCGTGCCGCTCATCAACCCGTGA
- a CDS encoding type II secretion system protein GspJ codes for MTATRSARAGFTLLEVMIAVALSATISLVLFVLFDASADVAVLARQQDATSQTLAVFDGIVLDDLRSINVSNATNEAFHFSGRQATPGDEPFLAFPTGVSLETGLPYPSCTVRRVEYSVVEHPHGNGLAVVRSEMPWPGVDGDWEDVDHVLLEGVERFKVEYYNEKADQFVSVWGSGNGTRLPDAVRFALAVRNESGDVVERSLVYTVSGAGL; via the coding sequence ATGACGGCGACGCGCAGCGCACGGGCGGGGTTCACCCTGCTGGAAGTCATGATAGCCGTGGCTCTTTCCGCCACGATTTCACTGGTGCTTTTCGTCCTGTTCGACGCCTCGGCGGACGTGGCCGTGCTGGCCCGGCAGCAGGACGCCACTTCGCAGACGCTGGCGGTGTTCGACGGCATCGTGCTGGACGATTTGCGCAGCATCAACGTGTCCAACGCCACCAACGAGGCTTTCCATTTTTCCGGCAGGCAGGCCACGCCCGGAGATGAACCGTTTCTGGCCTTTCCGACCGGCGTGTCGCTGGAAACCGGGCTGCCGTATCCATCCTGCACCGTGCGCCGGGTGGAATACTCCGTGGTGGAGCATCCGCACGGAAACGGGCTGGCCGTGGTGCGTAGCGAGATGCCGTGGCCCGGCGTGGACGGGGACTGGGAAGACGTTGACCATGTGTTGCTGGAAGGCGTGGAGCGATTCAAGGTCGAATACTACAATGAAAAGGCGGACCAGTTCGTTTCCGTGTGGGGCAGCGGCAACGGTACGCGTCTGCCCGACGCCGTGCGTTTTGCGCTGGCCGTGCGCAACGAATCCGGTGATGTCGTGGAGCGTTCACTCGTGTATACCGTGAGCGGGGCCGGGCTGTGA